A genomic window from Klebsiella quasipneumoniae subsp. quasipneumoniae includes:
- a CDS encoding formate C-acetyltransferase: MTNRTQRLKASLFAQPREISLERALLYTASHRQTEGEPVIIRRAKATAWILDKVDISIRDDELIAGNRTIKPRAGIMSPEMDPYWLLNELDTFPTRPQDRFAISEEDKRVYRETLFPYWEKRSMKDFINGQMTDEVKAAVSTQIFSVNQTDKGQGHIIIDYPHLLNNGLDALVAEMQSHCARQPDNPFYQAVLILLEASQRHILRYAALAEEMAGHCQDPQRQRELLTIAAISRHNAQHRPTDFPQACQLFWYMNIILQYESNASSISLGRFDQYMLPFYQASLNQGQDPASLKELLESLWVKCNDIVLLRSSSSARYFAGFPTGYTALLGGLTETGRSAVNVLSFLCLDAYQNVQLPQPNLGVRVNELIDRPFLRKTAETIRLGTGIPQIFNDEVVVPAFLNRGVSLEDARDYAVVGCVELSIPGRTYGLHDIAMFNLLKVMELVLQENEGQPEVSWEGLIRQMRDKIRYYIKLMVEGSNICDIGHRDWAPVPLLSSFIKDCVQHGKDITAGGARYNFSGVQGIGIANLSDSLYALKGMVFDQQRLSFDQLMAVLKANFQTPEGEKIRARLINRFEKYGNDIDDVDNISADLLRFYCKEVEQYLNPRGGRFTPGSYTVSAHVPLGSVVGATPDGRLAGEQLADGGLSPMVGQDAQGPTAVLKSVSKLDNYLLSNGTLLNVKFTPATLAGDGGLNKLADFLQAFCKLKLQHIQFNVVNADTLREAQQRPQDFAGLVVRVAGYSAFFVELSKEIQDDIIRRTAHQL, from the coding sequence ATGACGAATCGTACTCAACGCCTGAAAGCCAGCCTGTTCGCCCAACCGCGCGAAATATCACTTGAACGCGCCCTGCTCTATACCGCCAGCCATCGGCAAACGGAGGGCGAGCCGGTGATTATTCGCCGGGCGAAGGCCACCGCCTGGATCCTCGATAAGGTAGACATTTCGATTCGTGATGATGAACTGATTGCCGGCAACCGTACCATCAAACCGCGGGCCGGCATTATGTCGCCGGAGATGGATCCCTACTGGCTGCTTAACGAGCTCGACACCTTCCCGACCCGACCGCAGGACCGCTTCGCGATAAGCGAAGAAGATAAGCGCGTCTATCGGGAAACGCTGTTCCCCTACTGGGAAAAGCGCTCAATGAAAGATTTCATCAACGGCCAGATGACCGACGAGGTCAAAGCCGCCGTCAGCACCCAAATATTCAGCGTGAACCAGACCGATAAAGGCCAGGGCCATATCATTATCGACTATCCGCACCTGTTGAATAATGGCCTGGACGCGCTGGTTGCGGAGATGCAATCACACTGCGCCCGGCAGCCTGATAACCCTTTTTATCAGGCGGTATTGATCCTGCTGGAGGCCTCTCAGCGCCATATTCTGCGCTACGCCGCGCTGGCCGAGGAGATGGCTGGACACTGTCAGGATCCGCAGCGTCAGCGGGAGCTGTTAACCATCGCCGCGATTTCGCGCCACAATGCGCAGCACCGGCCAACGGACTTCCCCCAGGCCTGCCAGCTGTTCTGGTATATGAACATCATTCTGCAGTACGAATCCAATGCCAGCTCCATTTCGCTCGGCCGTTTTGACCAGTACATGCTGCCGTTTTATCAGGCGTCGCTGAATCAAGGACAGGATCCGGCGTCGCTCAAGGAGTTGCTGGAGTCGCTTTGGGTAAAATGCAACGACATCGTCCTGCTGCGCTCCTCCAGTAGCGCACGCTATTTCGCCGGTTTTCCCACCGGGTATACCGCCCTGCTCGGTGGGCTAACGGAAACCGGGCGCAGCGCGGTCAACGTGCTGTCATTTTTATGCCTCGATGCCTATCAAAACGTGCAATTGCCGCAGCCGAATCTTGGCGTGCGGGTGAACGAGCTGATTGACCGCCCGTTCCTGCGTAAAACCGCCGAAACCATCCGCTTGGGCACCGGCATTCCACAGATTTTCAACGACGAGGTGGTGGTCCCCGCCTTCCTCAATCGCGGCGTGTCGCTGGAAGACGCCCGCGACTACGCGGTGGTCGGCTGCGTCGAGTTGTCGATCCCCGGCCGCACCTACGGCCTGCATGATATCGCCATGTTCAACCTGCTGAAGGTCATGGAACTTGTCCTGCAGGAAAATGAAGGACAACCGGAGGTCAGCTGGGAAGGGCTTATCCGCCAGATGCGCGACAAAATTCGCTATTACATCAAGCTGATGGTCGAGGGCAGCAATATCTGCGATATCGGCCATCGCGACTGGGCGCCAGTGCCTCTCCTCTCCTCGTTCATTAAAGATTGCGTGCAGCACGGTAAAGACATCACCGCCGGCGGAGCGCGCTATAACTTCTCCGGCGTCCAGGGCATCGGGATCGCCAACCTGAGCGATTCGCTTTATGCCCTGAAGGGGATGGTCTTTGACCAGCAGCGCCTTAGCTTTGACCAACTGATGGCGGTACTGAAAGCCAACTTCCAGACGCCAGAGGGAGAGAAAATCCGCGCCCGGTTGATCAACCGTTTTGAAAAATACGGCAACGATATCGACGACGTCGATAATATCAGCGCCGATCTGCTGCGCTTTTACTGCAAAGAGGTGGAACAATATCTGAATCCGCGCGGCGGGCGTTTTACGCCCGGCTCCTATACCGTCTCGGCGCACGTGCCGCTGGGCTCGGTGGTGGGGGCTACCCCGGACGGGCGGCTGGCTGGCGAACAGTTAGCGGACGGCGGCCTGTCGCCAATGGTCGGCCAGGATGCCCAGGGGCCGACGGCGGTGCTGAAATCAGTCAGCAAGCTGGATAACTATCTGCTGTCGAACGGTACGCTGCTCAACGTTAAATTCACCCCGGCGACGCTGGCCGGCGACGGCGGGCTAAACAAGCTGGCAGACTTTTTACAGGCTTTCTGCAAGCTCAAGCTGCAGCATATTCAGTTTAACGTGGTCAATGCCGACACCCTGCGTGAAGCGCAGCAACGGCCGCAGGACTTTGCCGGCCTGGTGGTGCGCGTCGCGGGCTACAGCGCCTTCTTTGTTGAGCTGTCAAAGGAGATTCAGGATGACATTATCCGCCGCACCGCGCATCAGCTGTGA
- a CDS encoding PTS fructose-like transporter subunit IIB: MDFNIIAVTACVSGVAHTYMAAERLEKVGHHEKWHLKVETQGALGVENRITAEDIARAEVVLLVTDIEIDDAQRFRGLRTIKTSIKSFLLQPQQIVEAVKSIMKKPVVYVELP, from the coding sequence ATGGACTTCAATATTATCGCCGTCACCGCCTGCGTCAGCGGAGTGGCGCACACCTATATGGCTGCCGAACGGCTGGAAAAGGTCGGTCATCATGAAAAATGGCATCTTAAGGTGGAAACTCAGGGCGCGCTCGGCGTTGAAAATCGCATTACCGCAGAAGATATCGCCCGCGCCGAAGTGGTGCTGCTGGTGACGGATATCGAAATTGACGACGCCCAGCGCTTTCGCGGCCTGCGGACGATTAAAACCAGCATCAAGAGCTTCCTGCTGCAGCCGCAGCAGATCGTCGAGGCCGTGAAAAGCATCATGAAAAAGCCGGTCGTCTATGTTGAACTTCCCTGA
- a CDS encoding ABC transporter ATP-binding protein, with amino-acid sequence MLELSSVSKSFADAQVLDNIHLQVAPGSRTAIVGPSGSGKTTLLRILAGFETPDSGRIVMHGAPLFAEGVFVPAHQRRIGYVPQEGALFPHLNVADNIAWGLDASREEKRRRVGALMEMVALDHSLARHWPHEISGGQQQRVALARALAQQPALMLLDEPFSALDTGLRASTRKATADLLAETGIASILVTHDQTEALSFATQVAVMRQGRFAQVGTPLAVYAQPVDEETALFLGDALILPARLSPGRASCALGDLATDAGHPAGEGKVMLRPEQLSVSVSGPQESTATIRDVDFSGQLSTLTLSMSGHDRPIVLRTVSQPAWQPGATVRLTVSGKARVFSG; translated from the coding sequence ATGCTGGAATTGTCTTCTGTTTCGAAATCCTTCGCCGACGCGCAGGTCCTCGATAATATTCATCTTCAGGTGGCGCCGGGTAGCCGGACGGCTATAGTGGGTCCGTCGGGTTCAGGAAAAACCACGCTGCTGCGCATTCTCGCCGGTTTCGAAACGCCCGACAGCGGGCGGATCGTGATGCACGGCGCGCCGCTGTTTGCCGAGGGCGTGTTTGTTCCTGCCCACCAGCGACGGATCGGCTACGTTCCGCAGGAGGGGGCGCTGTTTCCTCACCTCAATGTGGCGGACAATATCGCCTGGGGTCTGGACGCCAGCCGCGAGGAAAAACGTCGCCGGGTGGGCGCGCTGATGGAGATGGTCGCCCTCGACCACAGCCTGGCGCGCCACTGGCCGCATGAGATCTCCGGGGGCCAGCAGCAGCGTGTTGCTCTGGCTCGCGCCCTGGCCCAGCAGCCGGCGCTGATGCTGCTCGATGAACCCTTTTCTGCCTTGGACACCGGCCTGCGCGCCAGCACGCGCAAAGCGACCGCCGATCTGCTGGCGGAGACCGGCATTGCCTCGATTCTGGTGACCCATGACCAGACCGAAGCGCTGTCGTTCGCCACACAGGTGGCGGTGATGCGCCAGGGGCGTTTCGCCCAGGTGGGGACCCCGCTGGCGGTTTACGCGCAGCCGGTGGATGAAGAGACGGCGCTGTTTCTCGGCGATGCCCTGATCCTCCCCGCACGGCTGAGCCCCGGGCGGGCCAGCTGCGCGCTGGGCGACCTGGCGACAGATGCAGGACATCCTGCTGGTGAAGGTAAGGTGATGTTGCGTCCGGAACAGCTGAGCGTCAGCGTGAGCGGGCCGCAGGAAAGTACCGCCACCATCCGCGATGTTGATTTCTCCGGCCAGCTCTCCACGCTGACGCTGTCGATGTCCGGGCACGATCGGCCGATTGTCCTGCGAACCGTAAGCCAGCCGGCGTGGCAGCCCGGCGCGACGGTACGACTGACGGTCAGCGGCAAGGCGCGAGTGTTCAGCGGCTAA
- a CDS encoding helix-turn-helix transcriptional regulator: MIEDLPDILHRLIGQKDRLQVRFPEPDISVPALAFNVPFPRLEIVLEGQLNEQGLPLAASTLTALQVLYVQAGKWTLPQWTGPATTLSILFGRQKLGFSIQRWDGKSLHTEKQSVARLGPRVGSYLLLSLNEVSLQPDPLTARLVVAALLSHCREQLVGLEMRVSRSRDLFLAVQDYLEENLSLPLTRESVARRFHITPNYLSHIFQKSGSVGFNEYLTRVRLEKAKQLLRGYDLKVKEIAHNCGFVDSNYFCRVFKRYTERSPSEYRRHCRSAQQA, from the coding sequence ATGATTGAAGATCTGCCGGATATACTGCATCGGTTAATCGGTCAAAAAGATCGCTTACAGGTGAGATTTCCTGAGCCGGATATCTCCGTGCCTGCCCTTGCCTTCAACGTACCGTTTCCACGTCTGGAAATTGTGCTGGAGGGTCAGCTTAATGAACAGGGGCTGCCGCTAGCCGCTTCGACGTTAACCGCGCTGCAGGTACTCTACGTGCAGGCGGGAAAGTGGACGCTGCCGCAGTGGACCGGCCCGGCCACTACCCTGAGTATCCTGTTTGGCCGGCAGAAACTGGGATTCAGTATTCAGCGCTGGGACGGGAAAAGCCTGCACACGGAGAAGCAAAGCGTTGCCCGCCTCGGGCCGCGCGTGGGCTCTTACCTGCTGCTGAGCCTGAATGAAGTCAGCCTGCAGCCCGATCCACTGACCGCCCGGCTGGTGGTCGCCGCGCTACTGAGCCACTGTCGCGAACAGCTGGTTGGGCTGGAAATGCGCGTCAGTCGCAGCCGGGATCTGTTTCTTGCCGTTCAGGACTATCTCGAGGAAAATCTGAGCCTGCCGCTGACGCGGGAATCAGTGGCCAGACGTTTTCACATCACGCCCAACTATCTTTCGCATATTTTCCAGAAATCAGGCTCGGTGGGATTTAACGAATATCTGACCCGGGTGCGTCTTGAAAAGGCAAAACAGCTGCTGCGCGGCTATGACCTGAAGGTGAAAGAGATCGCCCATAACTGCGGCTTTGTCGACAGCAACTATTTTTGCCGGGTCTTCAAACGCTACACCGAGCGTTCGCCGTCAGAGTATCGGCGACACTGCCGCAGCGCACAGCAGGCCTAA
- a CDS encoding [formate-C-acetyltransferase]-activating enzyme, translating into MTLSAAPRISCEVMETRADRARIFNLQRYSLNDGQGIRTVVFFKGCPHTCPWCANPESMSPRIQTLRRQSKCLGCARCQQDVAECPSGAWEQIGRDMTLDNLFQEVLKDEVFFRASGGGVTLSGGEVLMQAEFAARFLQRLRQWGIRTAIETAGDGPFNRFLPGAEACDEVLFDFKIMEPERALSLLRINQPRVLDNFRQLAAREINLIPRVPLIPGYTMSVDNFRQILNFLAPFNLTELHLLPFHQYGEPKYRLLGKPWALARVKAPDEADIQPYRVMAEAAGFHVTIGG; encoded by the coding sequence ATGACATTATCCGCCGCACCGCGCATCAGCTGTGAGGTGATGGAGACGCGCGCCGACCGGGCGCGCATTTTTAATCTGCAGCGCTACTCCCTCAACGATGGCCAGGGGATCCGCACGGTGGTCTTTTTCAAAGGCTGCCCCCACACCTGCCCGTGGTGCGCCAACCCGGAGTCAATGTCACCCAGGATCCAGACCCTGCGCCGACAGAGTAAATGCCTGGGTTGCGCCCGCTGCCAGCAGGATGTCGCCGAGTGTCCCTCCGGGGCATGGGAGCAGATCGGTCGCGACATGACGCTGGATAACCTCTTTCAGGAGGTGCTGAAGGATGAAGTCTTCTTCCGCGCCTCCGGCGGCGGTGTCACCCTCTCCGGCGGTGAAGTGCTCATGCAGGCCGAATTTGCCGCCCGCTTTCTCCAGCGCCTGCGCCAGTGGGGGATCCGCACCGCCATCGAAACCGCTGGCGACGGGCCCTTCAACCGTTTTTTACCGGGGGCTGAAGCCTGCGACGAGGTGTTATTTGATTTTAAAATCATGGAACCTGAGCGGGCATTGTCGCTACTGCGAATCAATCAGCCGCGGGTACTGGATAATTTTCGCCAGCTGGCGGCTAGAGAGATCAACCTCATCCCACGCGTGCCGCTGATCCCGGGCTATACCATGAGCGTCGATAATTTTCGCCAGATTCTGAACTTTCTCGCACCTTTTAATCTTACAGAATTGCACCTGCTGCCATTTCATCAATACGGCGAGCCCAAATACCGTCTGCTGGGCAAACCCTGGGCGCTGGCCAGGGTGAAAGCGCCTGACGAAGCGGACATTCAACCTTATCGGGTAATGGCCGAAGCGGCCGGATTCCACGTCACTATCGGCGGTTAA
- a CDS encoding phytanoyl-CoA dioxygenase family protein, with the protein MNSSSASFLDALGASLALSAQMKHELDTLGYTVVHNVVDAQWLSEMRRLIDTLVEREGDNLAMEHHQEATATRIANLVNKGVIWEKVWAHPLILSACRYIFNGDFKVSSLNAREALYNGGHQPLHADWKKPRPDFPKVHLVNTIWAIDDLSAANGAPRIIPGTHLRPELPEEVLADPEQAHPDEIVFAAPAGSVMIYNAHAWHGGTRNREGSRRRVLHGLYIDRADTPQQDQRRWLTPETASRLTPAQKWLLDVE; encoded by the coding sequence ATGAACTCATCATCAGCTAGCTTTCTCGATGCGTTAGGCGCCAGCCTGGCGCTCAGCGCGCAAATGAAACACGAGCTCGACACCCTCGGCTACACCGTTGTGCATAATGTCGTTGACGCCCAGTGGCTGAGCGAAATGCGACGGCTAATTGATACCCTGGTCGAGCGCGAAGGCGACAATCTGGCGATGGAACATCATCAGGAAGCGACCGCGACGCGGATCGCCAACCTGGTGAATAAGGGGGTTATCTGGGAGAAAGTCTGGGCTCATCCGCTGATCCTCTCCGCCTGCCGCTATATCTTCAACGGCGATTTTAAAGTCTCCAGCCTGAACGCGCGCGAGGCGTTATATAACGGCGGCCACCAGCCGCTGCACGCCGACTGGAAAAAGCCGCGCCCGGATTTTCCCAAAGTCCACCTGGTGAATACCATCTGGGCGATAGACGATTTGAGCGCCGCCAACGGCGCGCCGCGGATTATCCCCGGTACCCACCTGCGTCCTGAGCTCCCGGAAGAGGTACTGGCCGACCCGGAGCAGGCCCACCCTGATGAAATCGTGTTTGCTGCGCCGGCCGGGAGCGTGATGATTTACAACGCTCACGCCTGGCACGGCGGCACGCGTAATCGTGAGGGCAGCAGACGACGGGTGCTGCATGGGTTATACATCGATCGCGCGGATACGCCGCAGCAGGACCAGCGGCGCTGGCTGACGCCCGAGACGGCCAGCCGCCTGACGCCAGCGCAAAAGTGGTTGCTGGATGTAGAGTAA
- a CDS encoding STAS domain-containing protein, producing MNVELHTEQGVKIIVPLVRRLDASVVSAFKQQVLEAIDGETKNVLLDLSHVEFIDSSCLGALVSILKSVSGQGELVLCSLNGTIQNLFKLTRLDRIFSIKENRQEALNLFAQG from the coding sequence ATGAACGTTGAATTACATACTGAGCAGGGCGTCAAAATTATCGTGCCCCTGGTGCGTCGACTGGATGCTTCCGTTGTCTCGGCGTTTAAGCAGCAGGTCCTCGAGGCCATCGACGGGGAGACGAAAAACGTACTGCTGGATCTGAGCCATGTCGAGTTTATCGACAGCAGTTGCCTGGGCGCCCTGGTATCCATACTCAAGAGCGTCAGTGGGCAGGGAGAGCTGGTGCTGTGTTCGCTCAACGGGACGATCCAGAACCTGTTCAAGCTTACCCGTTTGGATCGTATCTTTTCTATTAAAGAGAACCGTCAGGAGGCGCTGAACCTGTTTGCTCAGGGATGA
- a CDS encoding iron ABC transporter substrate-binding protein → MKSRLSPLRTAALVAASLFLAPQGMAADGQDGIVVYNAQHENLVKSWVDGFTKETGIKVTLRNGDDSELGNQLVQEGAASPADVFLTENSPSMVLVDNAKLFAPLDAATLQQVPAQYRPQHGRWIGIAARSTVFVYNPAKISEAQLPHSLMDLAKPEWKGRWAASPSGADFQAIVSAMLALKGEQATLDWLKAMKTNFVAYKGNSTVMKAVNAGQIDGGVIYHYYRFVDQSKTGENSKNTQLYYFKHQDPGAFVSISGGGVLASSKHKAQAQAFIKWITGKQGQDALRTNNAFEYAVGVDAASNPKLTPLKDLDAPKVEPSSLNSKKVIELMTQAGLL, encoded by the coding sequence ATGAAATCTCGCTTATCGCCCCTCCGCACGGCAGCGCTGGTTGCCGCTTCTCTGTTTCTGGCGCCGCAAGGGATGGCGGCTGACGGTCAGGACGGGATTGTGGTCTACAACGCCCAACACGAAAATCTGGTGAAGTCGTGGGTGGATGGATTTACGAAAGAGACCGGTATTAAAGTCACGCTGCGCAATGGTGATGACAGCGAGCTGGGTAATCAGCTGGTTCAGGAAGGCGCCGCGTCGCCAGCCGATGTGTTTCTGACCGAGAACTCGCCGTCGATGGTGCTGGTTGATAATGCCAAACTTTTCGCCCCGCTGGATGCGGCGACCCTGCAGCAGGTTCCGGCGCAGTACCGCCCTCAGCACGGTCGCTGGATCGGCATCGCCGCGCGCAGCACCGTCTTCGTCTATAACCCGGCGAAAATCAGCGAGGCGCAGCTGCCGCACTCGCTGATGGATCTGGCAAAACCGGAGTGGAAGGGCCGCTGGGCGGCTTCGCCATCGGGGGCGGATTTCCAGGCTATCGTCAGCGCGATGCTGGCGCTGAAGGGCGAGCAGGCGACCCTCGACTGGTTGAAGGCGATGAAAACCAACTTTGTCGCCTATAAAGGCAACAGCACGGTGATGAAAGCGGTCAACGCCGGGCAGATCGACGGCGGGGTGATCTACCATTACTATCGCTTCGTTGACCAGTCAAAAACCGGCGAGAACAGCAAAAACACCCAACTGTATTACTTCAAACATCAGGATCCTGGGGCCTTCGTCAGCATTTCCGGCGGCGGCGTGCTGGCCTCCAGCAAACATAAAGCGCAGGCGCAGGCCTTTATTAAATGGATCACCGGTAAGCAGGGACAGGATGCGCTGCGCACCAATAACGCCTTCGAATATGCGGTGGGGGTAGACGCGGCCTCTAACCCGAAACTGACCCCGCTGAAAGATCTGGACGCCCCGAAGGTAGAACCTTCCTCGCTGAACAGTAAAAAGGTCATTGAACTGATGACGCAGGCTGGCCTGCTCTGA
- a CDS encoding GGDEF domain-containing protein, with protein sequence MPECLIPAKRPIPSALARGTLLPALLVIVAVAVGCALVSPPIGTWREILANPGLYIDLLALLFLVFMLWSSAKVRMSHIAVNWVRYGLLLWIAGGTFDVMDEMVVQPRWMGYYCEDLLRLSGMLLTVVGVYKIIERINLLYVDARSQSLKDELTQLPNRRFFIDTIREKSGHALGLMILDIDFFKKINDTWGHLVGDEVLFSLGKQLAKLTSEQVLPARIGGEEFAIIVDGLSEPELHDLAQAILDNARTILINHQTPLSISIGVGTWRPGEAQETFIRKVDEALYKAKHNGRGRVEWA encoded by the coding sequence ATGCCTGAATGCCTTATTCCTGCGAAACGCCCCATTCCGTCCGCTTTGGCGCGGGGTACGCTACTGCCTGCGCTGCTGGTTATCGTCGCCGTCGCTGTCGGCTGTGCGCTGGTGTCGCCGCCCATCGGCACGTGGCGAGAAATCCTGGCCAACCCCGGGCTCTATATCGATTTGCTGGCGCTGCTGTTTCTGGTGTTTATGCTGTGGAGCTCAGCGAAGGTGCGGATGAGCCATATTGCCGTCAACTGGGTGCGCTATGGGCTGCTGCTGTGGATTGCCGGCGGCACGTTCGATGTGATGGATGAGATGGTGGTTCAGCCGCGCTGGATGGGCTACTACTGCGAAGATCTGCTGCGCCTCTCCGGGATGCTGCTGACCGTGGTGGGCGTCTACAAAATTATTGAGCGCATCAACCTGCTGTACGTTGACGCGCGCTCGCAATCCCTAAAAGATGAGCTCACTCAGTTGCCCAACCGCCGCTTTTTTATCGATACCATTCGCGAAAAGTCCGGACATGCGTTGGGGCTCATGATCCTGGATATCGATTTTTTTAAGAAAATCAACGATACCTGGGGCCACCTGGTGGGGGATGAAGTGTTATTTTCCCTGGGGAAACAGCTGGCGAAACTGACCAGCGAGCAGGTCCTGCCGGCGCGTATCGGTGGGGAAGAGTTTGCCATTATCGTCGATGGCCTGTCGGAGCCTGAGCTGCACGATCTGGCGCAGGCGATCCTCGACAATGCCCGCACCATCCTGATCAATCATCAAACACCGCTGTCGATCAGCATTGGCGTTGGAACCTGGCGGCCGGGCGAAGCTCAGGAGACGTTTATCCGCAAAGTCGACGAGGCGTTGTACAAGGCCAAGCACAACGGGCGCGGGCGCGTGGAGTGGGCGTAA
- a CDS encoding ABC transporter permease, which yields MSVLSLSLGKKTGRLPERRRPAFPMVALALLFSLLALLPLGFVVAVGFDTGWPTIKALVFRPRVGELLSNTLWLTVLAVPISIVLGVTLAWLTERTALAGRQLWSALAVAPLAIPAFVQSYAWVSAAPSLHGLGAGVFLSVLAYYPFIYMPVAAVLRRLDPTLEDVAASLGTPPWKVFFRVVLPQLRLAICGGALLVALHLLAEYGLYVMIRFDTFTTAIYDQFQSTFSGPAANMLAGVLALCCLAILLLESASRGKARYARIGAGAAREQKRLVLGKGAAFGAQLLLLLLVLLAMGVPLLVLGRWLWLGGIDNWLHADLWHSLRQTLLLGAGGALLTTVCAIPIAWLGVRYPRPLFRLLEGCNYITSSLPGIVTALALVTVTIHYARPVYQTEVTLFLAYLLMFMPRALINLRAGIAQAPVELENVARSLGRSPARALWSITMRLAAPGAAAGAALVFLGVSNELTATLLLSPLGTRTLSTGFWALTSEIDYVAAAPYALLMIVISLPLTAVLYMQSKKMAGL from the coding sequence ATGTCTGTTCTGAGTCTGTCGCTCGGAAAGAAAACAGGACGCCTGCCCGAGCGCAGGCGTCCTGCATTTCCGATGGTTGCCTTAGCGCTCCTGTTTTCATTGCTGGCGCTGTTGCCGTTAGGGTTTGTGGTGGCGGTCGGATTCGATACCGGCTGGCCGACAATCAAAGCGCTGGTCTTTCGCCCGCGGGTAGGCGAGCTGCTCAGCAATACCCTGTGGCTGACGGTGCTGGCGGTCCCCATCAGCATTGTGCTTGGCGTGACGCTGGCCTGGCTGACGGAACGTACCGCGCTGGCCGGGCGGCAGCTGTGGTCGGCGCTGGCGGTGGCCCCGCTGGCCATTCCAGCCTTTGTTCAGAGCTACGCGTGGGTCAGCGCTGCGCCCTCGCTGCATGGCCTGGGCGCCGGGGTGTTTCTTTCCGTGCTGGCCTACTATCCGTTTATCTATATGCCAGTGGCGGCCGTGCTGCGCCGACTCGATCCCACGCTTGAAGATGTCGCCGCATCGCTGGGCACTCCGCCGTGGAAAGTGTTCTTTCGGGTAGTCCTCCCGCAGCTGCGGCTGGCTATCTGCGGCGGTGCGCTGCTGGTGGCCCTGCATCTGCTGGCGGAATATGGTCTGTATGTGATGATCCGCTTCGATACTTTCACTACCGCCATTTACGATCAGTTCCAGTCGACCTTCAGCGGTCCGGCCGCCAATATGCTGGCGGGCGTGCTGGCTCTGTGCTGTCTGGCGATCCTGCTGCTGGAGAGCGCTTCGCGCGGTAAAGCGCGCTATGCGCGTATCGGCGCCGGGGCGGCGCGCGAGCAGAAGCGCCTGGTGCTGGGTAAAGGGGCCGCTTTCGGCGCGCAGCTGCTGCTTCTGTTGCTGGTGTTGCTGGCGATGGGGGTGCCGTTGCTGGTCCTGGGACGCTGGCTGTGGCTGGGCGGTATCGACAACTGGCTGCATGCCGATCTGTGGCATTCCCTGCGTCAAACGCTGCTGCTGGGGGCGGGCGGGGCGCTGCTGACGACGGTCTGCGCGATCCCCATCGCCTGGCTCGGCGTGCGCTATCCGCGTCCGCTGTTCCGCCTGCTGGAGGGGTGTAATTACATCACCAGCTCGCTGCCCGGCATCGTGACCGCGCTGGCGCTGGTCACCGTCACCATCCACTATGCCCGTCCGGTGTACCAGACAGAAGTGACGCTGTTTCTGGCCTATTTGCTGATGTTTATGCCGCGGGCGCTGATTAACCTGCGCGCCGGTATCGCCCAGGCGCCGGTGGAGCTGGAAAACGTCGCCCGCAGTCTCGGACGCAGCCCGGCCCGCGCCCTGTGGAGTATCACCATGCGGCTTGCCGCCCCGGGGGCGGCCGCCGGCGCCGCGCTGGTGTTCCTCGGCGTCAGCAATGAGCTGACTGCCACGCTGCTGCTCTCGCCGTTAGGCACCCGCACGTTGTCGACCGGATTCTGGGCGTTAACCAGCGAGATCGACTACGTGGCGGCGGCGCCCTACGCGCTGTTGATGATCGTCATTTCGCTGCCGCTGACGGCGGTTCTCTATATGCAGTCGAAAAAAATGGCAGGGTTGTAA